Below is a genomic region from Ruania alba.
GACCGACGCCCTGGACGTAGAAGCCGTGCAACTCATGGAATGGTGACCACTCCCCGGCGACGCCGTCCAACCGAGTTGCCAGCGAGTCGGCGTCGTCATCATCCAATGGGCACACGTCGAACTCGATCGAGATGGTGGCATCCGGCGGAAGTTCGTCTTCGCCCCACGTGCCCAATATTGACTGGGACCCGATCACCAGGACCGAACTCTGCTGGATGATCTCGGTCGCAGCACGGATTGCGTGCTCAAGCTGCGCTCGGGTTGCCACGGCTCGCCCTTCTGATTGCAGCACGACGCTGCGCCTGTGTGAGCACACCGAGGAAGGGGCCGACCTGACGCATGTCGATCCCGTGCTCGTCGGCCCTCATCATCGTGTCCACCAGGCTCGAAACTGGTCCGCGAAGCACGGACTCCCATTCATCGAGCCATTCCTGAGATTGGTCTCCTCGGACCTGGGAACGCATCTGCCCGATGTTGCTCAGGGCTCGCGCGATCACGGCAGCGAGATCTCGCTGCATGGAGCGAAGCACCTCGCGATGTAGCTCGAGCGCAACCCGGTCTTCGCGGCGCTCCAGATAGGTCACTCGTGAGAGTGCAGAAGCTATGGACTGGTGTGCGGCGTGTTCGTTGCTTGCAGGGCTTTCGATTGCATGCAAAGTGATGTCCAGGGCCCTCAGGAGACCGACTAGCTTTCCGATCTCGGCGCGCGGGTGTCCCGACTCGACGTCGACCACGAACCGGCGTCCGACCTGCGCCTCTTCGGCGAGGCGCGCTTGGGTCCACCCGCGAGCTCGGCGCGCAGACCGCACCGCAGCCCCAAGGCCCTCCGATGAAGTGATCGCGGCCGCATCCATGCACTCAGTTTACAAGAATGTTCCCGTACGGGAACAGACGTCCGCGTTCTGTCGCCGTCCCTCGCGCCGGGAGCGATCAGTGGAGTGCCTGCACGAGGGAGGGGAGCATCCGCGGGTCTGTCTGCAGGATCAGCGTGGTCACGCAGCTCGCCTCCCAGCGGGCGAGCTGCGTGGTGATGTCCGACGGCGTCCCCACCAGCGCCACGTCCGTCACCAGGTCCGTGGGGATGGCTGCCGCCGCACCTGCTTTGTCGCCGGCCAGGTACTTCGCGGTCACCTCGTCGCAGACGTCGCGATAGCCGGCCCGGGCGATCGCCTCGCGGTGGAAGTTGGTGCTCTCCGAGCCCATCCCGCCGATGTACAGGGCTAGGTGGGGCCGAACCTGGTCAGCGGCGGTCTCCAGATCATCGCCAATCACGGCCGGTACCGCGGCGCTGACCTCGAACTCGCCGCGGGGCGACCGGGCGGCATCCCGGCGCGCGAACCCGGTCTCGAGGTTCTCCCGGTACTCGGCGTCGAGCGCGGGGGAGACGAAGGCGGGCAGCCAGCCGTCGGCGATCTCGGCCGCGAGGGCGGTGTTCTTCGGTCCCTGGGCGGCGAGGTGGATCGGCAGGTCGGAGCGCACGGGATGCACGGTGGAGCGCAGTGCCTTGCCGAGGCGCGTGCCGCCGTCGTGGGGAAGCGTGAAGTGCCGACCCGAGAAGGTGACGGGCGCTTCGCGGGCGAGCACCTGCCGCACGATGTCCACGTACTCGCGGGTGCGCTCCAGGGGGCGCGGGTAGGGTTGGCCGTACCAGCCTTCCACCACTTGCGGCCCGGACGCGCCGAGTCCGAGGATGAATCGTCCGCCCGAGAGGTGGTCCAGGGTGAGGGCGGCCATCGCGGTGGCCGTGGGGGTGCGGGCGGCCAGCTGCGCGATGCCGGTGCCCAGGCGAACCCGGTTGGTCTGCGACCCCCACCAGGCGAGCGGGGTGAAGGCGTCCGACCCGTACGACTCGGCTGTCCAGACCGAGTCCAGGCCGAGCTCATCGGCGGCTCGCACCGCCCCAGCGGCACCTGCCGGGGGACCGGCCGACCAATAACCCGTGTGGAATCCGAAGCGCATCCTTCATCCTCGCACTCGGTGCTCGGTGCTCGGTGCTCGGTGCTCGGTGCTCGGTGCTCGGTGCTCGGTGCTCGGTGCTCGGTGCTCGAGGTGGCAGCGCTCGGCAACCGGAGCGCGTCTGCCTCGTCCCGCGTACATCTCGTCACGGCGCACGCACCTCGGCTGTGTGGGGATGGCGTGTGCGCACCCCCACGTGCGAGTACGTCGGCCAATGCCGCTTCGCAGAGTTTGCTCGGCGGCGGCGCACTCCCCGTGTGCGGGTATGCCAGTCCTATGGGGCGTGCGGGTACGCCAATCCTGCTGGCGTGCTGGCGTGCTGGCGTGCTGGCGTGCGGATGTGCAGTGGCGCACGTCCGGTCGGCCTCGATGGTCGGGTAGCTGGCGTTCACCCGGCGTGCTCGTACTCAGCCCGGCTAGTCCTGTGGGGTGGCTTATTCCCGTGGGATGACTGGTGGTCCCGGTGGTGCTGGTTCCTCGGGTGGGAAGGCTGGTTGTTCGCAGGGTGGTGGGTGGTGGTAGTTGATGGGGTGGCCGCTGGGTGTGGTGAAGTGCCAGTGGTCGTGGTGTCGGGTGATGGTGATATCGCGCTGGTGGACCAGGCGATGGTGGAACCAACAGAGCAGGATGCCTTGGTGGGTGTTGGTGTGGCCGCCGCGGGACCACCAGATGCTGTGGTGGATCTCGCCCAACCCGGGTGGTGCGGTGCAGCCGGGGTGCTGGCAGTGCTGGTCGCGGGCCCAGATCGCTTTGGTCTGGGCGGCGGTGTGTAGCCGTTGTGCCCGGCCGACATCCAGGGGTTGGCTGTCGGGGTTGAGGATGATGCGGGTGAACTCGGCATCACAGGTCAGGTGGGCGAGTTCGGTGGGGCTGATCGGGGTGCCATCAGCCAGGGTCGCGGGTTCTGCGCCGACCAGGTGTTCGTGGTCGATGGTTGAGCTGATCACGGGTGCGGACGGGTCGCCCGGGCATCCGGGCGCATGCCCCGGGCCTTCGGCCGGGCCGGATGGCGTACCGAGTCCGGGCAGTGCGGGGGTGGTCCCGAGTGGGCTCCTGTTTGTGCAGGTGCAGCGGGGGCGCCGGTGATCACTGATGGGGGTGGGTGTGGTGGTCAGGCGGTGCAGGGTGTCGGCGGGGACGTGGACGAGCAGGTGGGGGCGGACCCGGGCTGTGGGTTGGAATTGGCCACTGTCGAGGACGTGCTGGGCGAGGGTGACCAGGGCGTGGGCGTTGCGCTGGGACGGGGTGCGTTCATCATCAGCAGCCGGCACCCCGGTGACGGCGGCGAAGGCTTGCTCCACGATGTGACCGTTGGTGTCATCGAGCCACCCGTCCACGCGGCGTCCTGCGGTGGTGGCCGAGACGAAGAGGTGCTCTTTGGCGGAGTCCTCACGCCAGTTCCGCTCCGCCGCCTCCGGGTCAGCCCGCACCGCCCAGGTTTTCACCAGTTTCGTGAAGGAGTCCGCATCCAACACCCGCGCCTGAGCCACGAGGAAGTCCTCACCCACGTCGGGGTGACTCAACCGTTCCCGCAGGATGGGTGTGGTGGTCGCGTGCCTAGCCAACGCAGCCGCATGGTCGCCACTGATCACCCCGGCACGAAGAGCCATGGTGGTGGCGGGCAGGTGGTCACGCAGGGTGCGGGACAGGTGCACCTGGCCACGTGCCTTCCCACCATGAGTCCCAGTGGCGTTGGCCCACCAGGACGCCATCGTGCGTGCCCCCGACACAGCCCACGTCCCATCGGCTTCGACCGCACTGACGGTGGCGGTGGTCAACGCGTCCAACCGGCGTCGCGCCTGCTCCAACTCACCGACCATGTCGGGCAGCACCGCGGAGGGCAGGTCGTGCAGGTCCGTCTCGAGCACGTCATCGAGCAGGGCGGTGATCACGGCCAACTTCCCGGGCGCATCGGTCTCGGTCAGGTGTTCGCTCAGCAGGTCCCGGACAGCCTCGGCCGGGGTGGTGCCCAGGTGGGTGGTGGTGCTCATCCCCGCCTCCTCACGGTCCCCCGAATCCGGCCCTGTTTCCTGCCTCACAGTCTAGAACTGTTGTTCGCCCCGGTCAAGGGTAATCGTTGGTATTGCAACGAAAAGTCCGACTCTGCCTGTGGATGAAGGTGCATCGGGTATGCACTTGTGGACAGGGGCCTTCGAGAGCACGTATCGGGTGCCGTCCTGTGGGCAACCTGCATCGGATGTTCGTGGTGCGTGGTGCGTGGTGCGTGGTTCGTGGTTCGTGGTTCGGCGTTCGTGACGTCTGGTCGAACACCGATCTCCAGCTACCGGCCTTGGGCGCAACCTCTCGGCCCACGTCGAGTCTCAGCGGCGGCCCCCGAGTCGAACACCAGCACGCGCTGGCGATGGAGTCGGTGAGCCGGCAGGGCGAATGCTCGGCGACCTCCCTCCGACGGGGACCTGCTGGTCGATCATTCTCGCGTGCATGGTCCTCTTGACCGCCCGAGCGCTCCTCGTGCCTCGACTACCCCTCGTGCCTTGACCACCCCTCAGGCACCGGAGCCATACTCAACCAAGCGCCACGAGCAGTGCCGAGAGCCATGTCCGTGGAGGCCCAAAGAGGGGCCGACCAGTGGCGCCCGAACAGAGGAGCCCATGCATGTCGAAGTACCTGATCTCGTTCCCCAGTGAGGCCATGGTGATCCCGGAGGGCGACTTCCAGGCCGTGGTCGACGACTCTCATGCCGTCATCGAAGAGGCCAAGGCGGCCGGCGTCTACGTCTTCGGTGGTGGGATCGACGAGGGCATCCCCCCGGTTCTCGTCGCCGGTGACGGCAGCGTCACCGAGGGAACGTACCCAGGGCACACGGCGCCGAACGGCGGCTACACCGTGCTCGAGCTGCCCTCCCGTGAGGCGGCGCTCGAATGGGCGGCCAAGTTGGCGGTCGCCTGCCGCTGCCCGCAAGTGCTCAGGCAGTTCGGGGACGATCCGGCGAGCTGACGGCTCGTCGTCAGGCAGGCACTGGTGCCTCGACACGCTCACGCACCGCCACGCCGTCGGGCCCTTCGAAGCGGCGCCCCCAACCGGTGACCACGGCCACGATCAGCACCACAGTCAGCGCGAGCGGGTACCAGGCGGCGCCGAAGATCTGCACGGTGGAGAGCTCGGGGGCGCCCTCGTGCCCGCCGGTCAGCAGCGCACCGATGAACAGGAAGGCACTGAAGACCGGGATCACGCAGGACAGGCCCATCGCGAAGCAGTCCATCACGTTCGTCCGCCGGTATGGGTGCAGCCCCTGCCGCGCACCGATCTCGTCCGCCACCGGCCCGAAGGTGAGCATCGAGGCCGAGTTCACGCCACCGAAGAGCACGGTGGTGGCGCTGACTCCGAGCCCAATCGCCGCCTCCGCGCCCCGCGGGGTTCCGGCTAGGCGGCCCCGTGCGAGCCCGTCCACGATCCGGTCCAGCACGCCGGCCGCACGCAGCACGCCCATGATCCCGAACACCGCGGTCACCAGACACACCGTCGGCAGCAGCGCGGACACCCCGCCGACCAGGAACCCGGTCGCATGCCCGTCCTCCACCCCGATCACACCGGACGGCTCCAGCAGGCCCGCGAGGAGCGCCGTCACGGTGCCCAGCGCCAGCCCGGCCGTCACGGCGAGGAAGATGTTGCGAGTACGGAACGCGACGAACAGCATCACGGCCATCGGGGCCAGCATGATCAGCCCGAGCGGGTTCGCGCTCTCGGCGAGTTGCGCCTCGTCCACGGCCGCCGCGCCACCGGCGCCCCCGAAGATCGCGAAGCCGACGGCGCTCAGTCCGGCTGCGACCAGGGCGTACCGCGCCCGGCTGGTTACCACGCCGCCGATGTCCGCGGCGCCCTCCTTGCGACGGAACCGCTGCGTGGAGGCGGAGATGATCGTGGTGTCCGAGATCGGCGCGAGGTTGTCGCCGAAGATCGCCCCGGAGACGATGGCGCCCGCGAGCATGGTCGGATCGGCGCCGAGCAGCACTCCGGCCGGGTAGAAGATGGGGAACGCGGTGAACATGGTGCCGATCGAGGAGCCCGTGGCCATCGCGATCAGGCAGCACGCCGCGAACGAGAACAGGGTCAGCACCGCCCCGCTCATCCCGGCCTGGTCGGCGATCCAGACGAACCCGCCGGAGACGTCCGAGTCCTTGATGAGCTGGCCGAGCATGCCGACCATGAAGAGCACCACGATGATCGAGACCGACGTCGGGCTGCCGATCCCCGCCATGACGGCGTCCCAGAACTTGGTGTAGCGCCGGGCCAGCAGGGCGCCGATCAGCAAGGCGATGAACCCGCCCGTGGCGAGCGCGGTCATGTCGAAGGCGTCCAGCACCACGAAGTAGAGCACGCAGAACGCACCGAAGATGGCTACCGGCAGGAACGCCATCGTCCAGCCGCCGCGGAAGGTCAGTGTGTCGTCCGTCTGCTTCTGGTCAGTCATTCGTCTCCACCTCAGGCTCCGCCGCGCACCGTCGCGCGCATGTCGCCCCGGACGGTACACCGCCCCTCCCTCTTGTGCAATCACACTGCACAAGTGCAGTGAGACTGTATGCTGGCGTGCATGATCGGGGGACGACTTCGCGACCTGCGCGCCGAGCAGGGGCTCAGCCTGCGCGCCCTGGCCGAACGGACCGGCCTCTCGGCCACTCTGCTCAGTCAGATCGAGCGGGGCAAGGCCGAACCCAGCCTGAAGTCGCTCCGGCTGCTCGCCTCGGTGCTCGGGCAGTCCGTCGGAGAGCTCTTCGACTCCTCCGAGTCCTTGACGGTGCGCGTCTCCCGACCCGGGGAGCGCTCCCGAATCACCTCCCCGCGCGGGTACATCCAGTACGAGCGTCTCGCCCCCAGCAACGGCCAGCTCGAGGTGCTGCGCGGGGTGCTCGCTCCGGGCGAGGTCTCCAGCGACGAGCCGTGGTCGCACCCTTCGATCGAGTGCGTCGTGGTGCTGACCGGCACGCTCACCGTGCATGTGGCCGAGACCGCTCACGAGGTCACCGCGGGGGAGTCGGTCACCTTCGACTCCCGCCACGCACACCGCTACCAGAACGTCACCGACGGTGTGGTCGAGTTCCTCGTCTCCGTCGCCCCGCCGTCCCCGTAAAGGAACACCATGGACCGCCACAGCATCGACTGGACCGGGTACATCCCCGCCATCACCACCCCCTTCAGCCGCGACGGCGCACTCGACCTGGACTCCCTCGCCGGCCAGATCGCCTGGATGCGCGAGCAGCGACTGCACGGCATCATCCTCGCCGGCACCAGCGGCGAGTGGTTCAGCATGTCCGCCGCCGAGCGTGCCGACCTGTTCACCGAGGGGGCCCGCGCCGCCGACGGGTCGATGTGGGTGATCGGCGCCTGCAACGCCTTCACCGCCGCCGAAGCGATCGAGCACGCCCACGCGGCCGAGCGCGCCGGGCTGGACGGCATCCTGCTCACCCCGCCGCCCTACATCGTGCCGAGCCGGGCCGAGGTGACGCGCTTCTACCAGGACGTCTCCGACGCCACTGACATCCCGCTGTGCGTCTACAACTGGCCCCGCGGCTGCATCGTGGACCTGGACACCGACACGCTCACCGAGCTGGCCGCGATCGAGAACGTGGTGGCGATCAAGAACTCCACCGGGAACTTCTCCCAGTTCCTGGCCGGGATGTACGCCCTCGAGGACTCGGTGCGCTACTTCGGACTGCCCACCAGCGAGCTCGGCGCCGACCTGGCCCTGCTCGGCCACGGCGACGGACTGATGGGCTCGGGCGCCCCGCTCGGCGCCGACCACTCCGACTACTGGCGTGCCATCGACGCCGGCGACCGGGAGCGAGCCGTCGCTCTTGGCGCCCGTGATCGCGTGGTGATGCACCGGTGGTTTCAGCCCGACTACGGTGCCAGGTTCGGCAACCAGCAGGCCATTATGAAGACCGCCCTGCGACTGCAGGGCGTGCCCGCGGGATACGTGCGCCGGCCCCTCCTCGAGCTCACCGACGACGAAGTGGCCATCATCGCCGGGACCTTGCACGACCTCGGTATCGAGACCGTGCCGCTGGCCGACTGACCGATGTCGGCGCACTACGACGCGGTGGTCATCGGCGGCGGTCTGCTCGGCTGCACCGTGGCCTGGATGCTCGCCCGAGACGGCGCCTCGGTGCTGCTCGCCGAGCGCGACGAACTCAATGCGCACGCCTCCGGGCAGAACGCCGGGAGCCTGCACTTCCAGCTCGAGTATCGGATGGTCGAGCAGGGGATCGAGGCCGCCCGCACGGCGGCCGAGGCGATGCCGTTGCACCTGGCCGCCGCCGAGCTGTGGGCCGGTCTGACCGACGAGCTCGGTGAGGAGCTCGGCGTTGCCCAGCACGGCGGGCTGATGCTCGCCGAGGACGCCGAGCAGGCGCGCGTGCTGGAGGCGAAGACCCAGCTCGAACAGTCCTGGGGCCTGGACGTGCAGCTGCTCGACGGGGACGAGGCCCGCCGGATCGCCCCGTACCTTTCCGGCGAGGTGGTGGCCGCCGCGTACTGCCCGATCGAGGGCAAGGCTGACACCCGGATCGCCGCCCCCGCCTTCGCGCGGGGCGCCATGGGCGCCGGTGCGCAGGTGCGCACCCGGACCGAGGTGGTTGCCCTACGCAGGTCTGGCACCTCGTGGCTGGTGGAGCTGGAAACGCCCGACGGCGAAGGTGCTGACGAGCGGGTGGTGACGGACGCCGTCGTGCTCGCTGCGGGGGTGTGGACCGGCGAGCTGGGCGCACTGATCGATGCCAGCCTTCCGACCATCCCGATGGCGCTGACGATGACCGCCACGACCGCGCAAAAGCCCACGATCGGGCACCTGGTGCAGCATGCCGGGCGGCGGCTCTCCCTCAAGCAGGCCAGTGCGGGCAACGTGCTGATCGGGGGCGGGTGGCCGGCCCGGCTGCTCACCGACGCCGCCGGACGCCCCGACTTCCGCCGGCGCCCGGAGCTGATCGCCTCCTCGGTGGCCGGCAACCTCGCTGCCGCGGTGCGGGCCGTGCCCTGGGTGGCCTCCGTTCCCGCGCTGCGCACCTGGGTGGGCACCACCACCGTGACCCCGGACCAGCTGCCACTGGTGGGTGCGGTCCCGGGGAACGCCGGGGTGTTCGTGGCGACCGGCGGCTCCGCTTTCACGTTGGGACCGAGCTTCGCGCAAGTGATCGCCGACCTGGTGCAGCACCGCCCGCCCGGCCACGACCTGAGCCCGTACGACCCCGCCCGGTTCGGCAAGGAGGCAGCGTGAGCAGTTTTCGGCGCCTGGATGTGCGGCGTGGGGCGCCCGTGCAGGTCACCGTGGACGGCGCGCAGGTTCAGGCACACCAGGGGGAGACAGTGGCGGCCGCCCTGCTCGCCGCCGGTGTGGACGAGTTCCGTCGAACCTCTGCCGGTGACCCACGCGCCCCCCTGTGCCACATGGGCACCTGCTTCGAGTGCGTGCTCACCGTGGACGGCGCGCCGCTCACCCGCGCCTGCCTCACGCCGGTGCGCGACGGGATGATCGTGGACCGAGAGGTGGGGCAGCCGTGACGGCGGTGACGATCGTCGGGGCCGGACCGGCTGGGCTCGCTGCGGCCGAGGTGCTGGATGCCCACGACGTGCCGGTGCTGCTGGTGGACGAGCAGCCCCGTCCCGGCGGGCAGATCTTCCGGCAACCCCCAGCCAGCTTCCCCGGAGCGGAGGCCACCTACACGGCCGGCTACGGCTGGGGCAGGGACCTGGTGACCGTGCCGGAGCGGCCGGGTATCAGGTTCGCCGGCTCCACCACGGCGCTCGGCGTGCTGCACGAGCGAGCCGACGAGGGCGGGCACGGGTTGGTCGCCGGACCGGCCGGACCGCGCACCGGGCCGGACCGGCTCAGCGTGGTGCTCCGGGGACCGGACGGAGTGCGCTCGCACGAGACCGCCGCGCTGCTGGTGGCGACCGGCGCCTACGACATGCCTGTCCCGATGCCCGGCTGGACCTTGCCCGGGGTGGTGATGGCCGGTGCCGCGCAGGCCATGGTGAAGAGCCAGAAGATGGTGCCGCCCGGCCCGATCGTGCTCTCCGGCGCCCACCCGTTGCTGCTAGTGGCGGCCGACCAACTGCTCCGCTCCGGCGCCGAGATCTCCGAGCTGGTGCTCACCCGCGGCCTGCCCGGACCGCGTGAGGCCTGGGCGGCGCTCCCGGCCGTGCCCGGTCATGTGGCGATGCTCGCCGAGCTCGGGACCGCACTCGCCCGGCTGGTTCGTGCGGGGGTGCGGATCAGCACGCACAGCACCGTGGTGAGCGCCTCTGGCGCAGACCGGGTGGAGGCCGTGCAGATCGACCGGCTGGATCCCCACGGCAGGCCGAGCGGGCGTCCACGAACCGTCGAGGCCGCCACGCTCGTGCTCGGGTACGGCTTCCAGCCCTCCACCGAGCTGGCCCGGCAGGCGCGGTGCCGTCTGCACCACAACGCCAAGGCCGGTGGCTGGGTGGTGGACCACGACGGCACCGGCCGCACCACCGCACCTGGGGTCTATGTGGCCGGCGAACCGACCGGTGTGGCCGGGGCCGAGGCCTCACGTGCCGAGGGTGTGCTCGCCGCGCTGTCGATCGTGGCCGACCTGGGTCGCCCCGTGGCCGCCACGCGGTGGCGCGACGCCCGGCGGGGCGTGCGTGCTGCGGCCCGGTTCGCCCGCGTGGTCCAGGACCTGTTCCAGGTGCCGTCGGCGCTCCTGGATTCCCTCGCCACCGAGGAGACGGTGGTGTGCCGCTGTGAACGGGTCAGTGCCGGGGACCTGCGGAGCACGCTGGATCGGAATCCGCAAATGACCACCGTCAGTGCCGTGAAGCTCGAGTGCCGGGCAGGCATGGGCCCCTGCCAGGGGCGCTACTGCGAGGCCAGCGTGAGCCGTGCGCTCTGCGCGGCGCGAGGGCGCCGCCCGGATCAGGCCGGGTATGCCGCGGCACACCTGCCGATCAAGCCGGTCCTGGTGCGCGATCTCGCCGCGCTCGCCACGGATTTGCTCGCTACCAACCCCGACGCCACCGACCACCTCGCCACCAACCCCGACGGCGAACGCAACGTTGTGCGGCGTCCACCCGCTCAGGAGCCGCACAACGTTGCGTTCGGCGGGGTGGGGGATGGTGCGCTCGACGGGGTGGGGGATGGGCATACCGACCCGGACGCTCCTGCATCAGGTGGGGTGCGCTGATGACCTCAGGGGGTGGGCGGGGTGACCGCGAGGATGATCTGCGCGCCGGCGTCGGTGTTGTTGGCGAACAGGTGCGGCAGCCGCGAGTCGAAGGTGATCGACTCGCCGGTGGACACCACGTAGTTCTGCCCGTCCACCGTGGCGGTGATCTGCCCGGCCAGCACGTAGACGCATTCGGTGGAGACGTGCCCCCACGGTTCGGCGGCGCTCCGGTCCCCAGGTGCCAGGTCGGCGCGCAGCACCTCCAGGTCGCCGCGCCCGGGAGTGAGGCGCTCGTAGGTGATCTGCCCGGCCGGCGCCTGCATCCGGAACCGCTCCCCGGCCCGCGAGACGTGCACCGGCGGCGCGTCCGGTTCACGGAAGAGGTCCGCGAGGTCGGACTCGAACACCTTCGCCAGCTTGCGCAGGGTCTCGACGCTCGGATCCGTCTTGCCGTTCTCGATCTGACTGAGCAGCGCCACGGACAGCCCGGTGCGCTCGGCCAGCGAACGCAGGGTCAGCGACCGCGCACGGCGCAGCACTCGCAGACGATCACCGATCACAAGCCCTCCCGTGTTTCATTTCGATGAACATTTTCACCAAGGCTATACACTGGCCGCGATTGCATGGTCTCATACCGGCAATCGGAGCCACCGGAGTATCGACCACGCTGACCCAGCGACGAGGCCGGCACGGTCGACTGAATGGAGACATCATGGGAGCGCGACCTGGACGCGTCGGAGCGGCCGTAGCCGTTGCCGCCGCCCTGACACTGACGGCATGCACGGCCGGTGGGAGCGGAAGCGGCGGCGGAGCCGGCGGTGGTGATTCCGACGACGGCGGTGCCACCCAGGGCGGGACTCTCACCGTGAGCACGTCCTTCGTGGTGAACAGCCTGGACCCCGGTCAGGTGTACGAGGCGACCGGTGCCCTGGCCGTGCACGCCATGTACGACACGCTCGTCACGTTCGAGGGCTCCGACGTGACCACCCCGGTGCCGCTCCTCGCCGAGTCGTGGGAGGTCAACGACGACGCCACCGAGTTCACCTTCACGCTCACCGATGGCGCCGTCTTCTCCGACGGGTCCCCGGTCACGGCAGAGGACGTCGTGTTCAGCATCAACCGGCTGCACAACCTGCAGGGCAGCCCCGCGGTCACCGTCGAGGGCCTCGCGGCCAGCTCGCCGTCCGAGGGCGTGGTCGTGGTGACCAGCGAGCAGTCCAACCCGAGCGTGCCCACGATCCTCGCCATGCCTGCGGCCGGCATCCTGAACGCCGAGGCCACCGAGGCCGAGGGTGGCACCGCCGCCGAGGACGCCGCCAGCGTGGACGCCGCCACCGACTTCCTGAACGGCGCCTCCCTCGGTTCGGGCCCGTACATGCTGGACTCCTTCGACCCGGCGTCCGAGATCGTCCTGACGGCGAACCCGGAGTACTGGGGCGAGACCCCCGGATACCAGCGCATCGTGATCTCCAACGTGGAGGCGGAGACGCAGAAACTCACCATGCAGCGCGCCGAGGGCGACCAGATCGCCCTCGACCTCTCCGGTCGCCTGCTCGAGGACCTCCCGGAGAGCGTGCAGGTCTCCGCCAGCCAGGACACCTTCTACTTCCTCACCCTGCACCAGGACCCGGCGGTCTCGGAGATCACCTCCAACCCCGACTTCGTCCGCGCACTGCGTGCCTCGATCGACTACGACGGTCTCGCGGCGCTGTTCGGCGAGGACGCCCTCCCGGCCGCCGGGATGGTGCCGACCGCCTTCCCCGGGGCGCTGCCGGAGGTCGAGGCCCAGCAGCAGGACCTCGACGCGGCCGCCGACCACCTGGAGGCCTCCGGCATCACGGACCCGACCGTGGA
It encodes:
- a CDS encoding helix-turn-helix domain-containing protein produces the protein MDAAAITSSEGLGAAVRSARRARGWTQARLAEEAQVGRRFVVDVESGHPRAEIGKLVGLLRALDITLHAIESPASNEHAAHQSIASALSRVTYLERREDRVALELHREVLRSMQRDLAAVIARALSNIGQMRSQVRGDQSQEWLDEWESVLRGPVSSLVDTMMRADEHGIDMRQVGPFLGVLTQAQRRAAIRRASRGNPSAA
- a CDS encoding LLM class F420-dependent oxidoreductase; translation: MRFGFHTGYWSAGPPAGAAGAVRAADELGLDSVWTAESYGSDAFTPLAWWGSQTNRVRLGTGIAQLAARTPTATAMAALTLDHLSGGRFILGLGASGPQVVEGWYGQPYPRPLERTREYVDIVRQVLAREAPVTFSGRHFTLPHDGGTRLGKALRSTVHPVRSDLPIHLAAQGPKNTALAAEIADGWLPAFVSPALDAEYRENLETGFARRDAARSPRGEFEVSAAVPAVIGDDLETAADQVRPHLALYIGGMGSESTNFHREAIARAGYRDVCDEVTAKYLAGDKAGAAAAIPTDLVTDVALVGTPSDITTQLARWEASCVTTLILQTDPRMLPSLVQALH
- a CDS encoding HNH endonuclease signature motif containing protein — translated: MSTTTHLGTTPAEAVRDLLSEHLTETDAPGKLAVITALLDDVLETDLHDLPSAVLPDMVGELEQARRRLDALTTATVSAVEADGTWAVSGARTMASWWANATGTHGGKARGQVHLSRTLRDHLPATTMALRAGVISGDHAAALARHATTTPILRERLSHPDVGEDFLVAQARVLDADSFTKLVKTWAVRADPEAAERNWREDSAKEHLFVSATTAGRRVDGWLDDTNGHIVEQAFAAVTGVPAADDERTPSQRNAHALVTLAQHVLDSGQFQPTARVRPHLLVHVPADTLHRLTTTPTPISDHRRPRCTCTNRSPLGTTPALPGLGTPSGPAEGPGHAPGCPGDPSAPVISSTIDHEHLVGAEPATLADGTPISPTELAHLTCDAEFTRIILNPDSQPLDVGRAQRLHTAAQTKAIWARDQHCQHPGCTAPPGLGEIHHSIWWSRGGHTNTHQGILLCWFHHRLVHQRDITITRHHDHWHFTTPSGHPINYHHPPPCEQPAFPPEEPAPPGPPVIPRE
- a CDS encoding YciI family protein, which codes for MSKYLISFPSEAMVIPEGDFQAVVDDSHAVIEEAKAAGVYVFGGGIDEGIPPVLVAGDGSVTEGTYPGHTAPNGGYTVLELPSREAALEWAAKLAVACRCPQVLRQFGDDPAS
- a CDS encoding Na+/H+ antiporter NhaC family protein, which translates into the protein MTDQKQTDDTLTFRGGWTMAFLPVAIFGAFCVLYFVVLDAFDMTALATGGFIALLIGALLARRYTKFWDAVMAGIGSPTSVSIIVVLFMVGMLGQLIKDSDVSGGFVWIADQAGMSGAVLTLFSFAACCLIAMATGSSIGTMFTAFPIFYPAGVLLGADPTMLAGAIVSGAIFGDNLAPISDTTIISASTQRFRRKEGAADIGGVVTSRARYALVAAGLSAVGFAIFGGAGGAAAVDEAQLAESANPLGLIMLAPMAVMLFVAFRTRNIFLAVTAGLALGTVTALLAGLLEPSGVIGVEDGHATGFLVGGVSALLPTVCLVTAVFGIMGVLRAAGVLDRIVDGLARGRLAGTPRGAEAAIGLGVSATTVLFGGVNSASMLTFGPVADEIGARQGLHPYRRTNVMDCFAMGLSCVIPVFSAFLFIGALLTGGHEGAPELSTVQIFGAAWYPLALTVVLIVAVVTGWGRRFEGPDGVAVRERVEAPVPA
- a CDS encoding helix-turn-helix domain-containing protein encodes the protein MIGGRLRDLRAEQGLSLRALAERTGLSATLLSQIERGKAEPSLKSLRLLASVLGQSVGELFDSSESLTVRVSRPGERSRITSPRGYIQYERLAPSNGQLEVLRGVLAPGEVSSDEPWSHPSIECVVVLTGTLTVHVAETAHEVTAGESVTFDSRHAHRYQNVTDGVVEFLVSVAPPSP
- a CDS encoding dihydrodipicolinate synthase family protein translates to MDRHSIDWTGYIPAITTPFSRDGALDLDSLAGQIAWMREQRLHGIILAGTSGEWFSMSAAERADLFTEGARAADGSMWVIGACNAFTAAEAIEHAHAAERAGLDGILLTPPPYIVPSRAEVTRFYQDVSDATDIPLCVYNWPRGCIVDLDTDTLTELAAIENVVAIKNSTGNFSQFLAGMYALEDSVRYFGLPTSELGADLALLGHGDGLMGSGAPLGADHSDYWRAIDAGDRERAVALGARDRVVMHRWFQPDYGARFGNQQAIMKTALRLQGVPAGYVRRPLLELTDDEVAIIAGTLHDLGIETVPLAD
- a CDS encoding NAD(P)/FAD-dependent oxidoreductase yields the protein MSAHYDAVVIGGGLLGCTVAWMLARDGASVLLAERDELNAHASGQNAGSLHFQLEYRMVEQGIEAARTAAEAMPLHLAAAELWAGLTDELGEELGVAQHGGLMLAEDAEQARVLEAKTQLEQSWGLDVQLLDGDEARRIAPYLSGEVVAAAYCPIEGKADTRIAAPAFARGAMGAGAQVRTRTEVVALRRSGTSWLVELETPDGEGADERVVTDAVVLAAGVWTGELGALIDASLPTIPMALTMTATTAQKPTIGHLVQHAGRRLSLKQASAGNVLIGGGWPARLLTDAAGRPDFRRRPELIASSVAGNLAAAVRAVPWVASVPALRTWVGTTTVTPDQLPLVGAVPGNAGVFVATGGSAFTLGPSFAQVIADLVQHRPPGHDLSPYDPARFGKEAA